In Pseudonocardia sp. C8, one genomic interval encodes:
- a CDS encoding heparan-alpha-glucosaminide N-acetyltransferase domain-containing protein, producing MDATRGLALFGIIAVHALVMATDDGTVTLTYLVLGGRSAALFAVLAGVSFAFMTGRARVRPGPGLATTAAMLATRAGVLLLLSLALSWTDPSIATLILPYYAVAFLLAIPLVALPTGVLAPLAVALCVGVPVLSHLVRPFLPAPDLAHPSLADLVTDPLGVLSGLGLTGAYPAVVWVAYLAVGLTVGRLRLSSRRTAAALLAGGAAAALAATGVSMWLLGPGGGYAAIAAAGPPEVLRTAPTVPDAVTAYPSGVAPTTTWWWLATVAPHSATPLDVVQTTGSALAVLGAVLLLAGITARGASTVLGHLLRPLAAAGSMTLTLYVGSILFMNSPLDDFGPLEGYLWQVGAALVIGVAWRRAVGRGPLESLVSAPAHAVRDRLRHGHHRGGGTGAR from the coding sequence GTGGACGCCACCCGCGGCCTGGCGCTGTTCGGGATCATCGCCGTGCACGCGCTCGTCATGGCCACCGACGACGGCACCGTCACGCTGACCTACCTGGTCCTCGGCGGTCGCTCCGCGGCGCTGTTCGCGGTGCTCGCCGGCGTGTCGTTCGCGTTCATGACCGGTCGCGCCCGGGTCCGGCCGGGCCCCGGCCTCGCCACGACGGCGGCGATGCTCGCCACCCGCGCCGGTGTCCTGCTGCTGCTGAGCCTGGCGCTGAGCTGGACCGACCCGTCGATCGCGACGCTGATCCTGCCGTACTACGCGGTCGCGTTCCTGCTCGCGATCCCGCTCGTCGCGCTGCCCACCGGGGTGCTGGCCCCGCTGGCCGTCGCGCTGTGCGTGGGCGTGCCGGTCCTCTCGCACCTGGTGCGGCCGTTCCTGCCGGCACCGGACCTGGCGCATCCCTCGCTCGCCGACCTCGTCACCGATCCGCTGGGCGTGCTGTCCGGGCTGGGGCTGACCGGTGCCTATCCGGCGGTGGTGTGGGTGGCCTACCTGGCCGTCGGGCTCACCGTGGGACGGCTGCGGCTGTCGTCACGGCGCACCGCGGCGGCACTGCTGGCCGGCGGGGCGGCCGCCGCGCTCGCCGCGACCGGGGTGTCGATGTGGCTGCTCGGCCCCGGTGGGGGTTACGCGGCGATCGCCGCGGCGGGCCCGCCGGAGGTGCTCCGCACCGCGCCGACGGTCCCCGACGCGGTCACCGCCTACCCCAGCGGCGTCGCCCCGACCACGACGTGGTGGTGGCTGGCGACCGTCGCGCCGCACTCGGCCACCCCGCTCGACGTCGTCCAGACCACCGGGTCGGCGCTGGCCGTGCTCGGGGCGGTGCTGCTGCTCGCCGGGATCACCGCCCGCGGCGCATCGACGGTGCTCGGGCACCTCCTGCGCCCGCTCGCGGCGGCCGGGTCGATGACGCTGACCCTCTACGTCGGCTCGATCCTGTTCATGAACTCCCCGCTGGACGACTTCGGCCCGCTCGAGGGCTACCTGTGGCAGGTGGGCGCCGCCCTCGTGATCGGGGTGGCCTGGCGCCGAGCCGTCGGCCGCGGACCGCTGGAGTCGCTGGTCTCCGCTCCCGCCCACGCGGTCCGGGACCGGCTCCGGCACGGCCACCATCGGGGTGGCGGCACCGGCGCCCGGTGA
- a CDS encoding Pls/PosA family non-ribosomal peptide synthetase, with amino-acid sequence MSPSRAGGPGLAPVPAGRPVRYPDRLHRFFEATVARTPHAVAVQDGALELTYAELDARAAQLARYLQAHGAGPGRRIGILLHRSWRTYAVLLAVLKTGAAFVPIDPAAPPDRVGYIRDDAGLDLLVTTSDLAADLPPGGLVQLDLCVDEVSRLPRHPLEPVPPHADPLAYIIYTSGSSGRPKGVAVAHPSICNFVHVITQVYDVRPHDRVYQGMTISFDFSIEEIWPTFAAGATLVVGPTDSRRIGAELGDFLAGTGVTVLCCVPTLLATIPRELPALRTLLVGGEACPAGLVERWARPGRRMLNTYGPTEATVTATWGELVPGRPVTIGRPVPTYSVVILDDALREVPRGEVGEICIGGPGVALGYVNLPEKTADRFVRHPAAPPNGDGRLYRTGDLGRIDEHGEIVYLGRADDEVKIRGHRVDLGEIESVALERADVESAVAALSKSDDGAGEELAVYVVPAGTAGPVDRSGLHELLRTRLPEYMVPGYVEVLDRLPMMPSGKVDRPKLPAPSGPRIVVAGGPVVGPATGLETRVRDVLAEALALEPGQVSVEADFFTELGGHSLLAARVVTLLRERGVGRTPAVRDLYEHATVRGLAGALDPAAGGSSDAVPPPPRPAPLRHSRRRYSLAGSAQAAALFVLMLTMTLPAAAVYAWHDGRVAPDVLAQLAVGATAIFLLLRWVLAPLAVRALGAEVRPGRYRMWGRVHLRLWAADLLLSLSPLPVLSGSPLAPGYLRLLGARVGRDVHLGTSVLSLPRMLQVGDGATIGYGAALRPWTAADGWVTVAPVAVGAGAHVGASAVVEPGAVIGADAVVGEQSAVAAEQVIPRGDQWAGSPCVPDSADPAVGELTERGPAPSWTRAQLAAAAGGVAACELVALASLVPAVLLVWTSLLVFGDGPALAVAVAAGPVFVLTVCVLVAAGRWAVAPRTGPGVFPARSALGLRKWFGDKLLEMSLAYTNSLYSTLYTVGWLRLLGARVGRGAEVSTASHIDPEMLTISPGSFVADMASVGSATFHNGWMVRRPTLVGRRAFVGNAAVVPAGSTLGAESLIGVATVPPASGVPDDTTWLGSPAMNLPVRQDSGEQPESLTFRPSRLRVAERLGIEFLRATLPASVISVSLYLFLQALSDVARISPAWAVVLAAPALAFGTALLLVVLVAAVKWLVVGTYRPRVEPLWSRFVRRSEFVTGLYEAAAVPGLLMMLSGTPMLPPMLRLMGARVGHRTCVSTTYLTEFDLVEIGDDAVVGRDVSLQTHLFEDRVMKMATVRIERGASVGDRAIVLYDAAVGPGARLEPLSLVMKGEHLPAGSRWRGITAQPVVDAPAPAGSEDLTQRLDAIDPERTQVLTPVGPGADPGRTVRLRSVQATRSSPRLPAPSGAGRHRIPGPRGFGRARFGRGLVRTPAGPPARPAANRGDER; translated from the coding sequence ATGTCGCCGTCGCGCGCGGGCGGGCCGGGGCTCGCCCCGGTCCCGGCCGGGCGCCCGGTCCGGTACCCGGACCGGCTGCACCGGTTCTTCGAGGCCACCGTGGCCCGGACCCCGCACGCGGTCGCGGTGCAGGACGGCGCGCTGGAGCTGACCTACGCCGAGCTGGACGCGCGCGCCGCCCAGCTGGCCCGGTACCTGCAGGCCCACGGGGCCGGGCCGGGACGGCGGATCGGCATCCTGCTGCACCGCAGCTGGCGGACCTACGCGGTCCTGCTCGCGGTGCTGAAGACCGGGGCCGCGTTCGTCCCGATCGACCCGGCCGCGCCACCGGACCGGGTCGGCTACATCCGGGACGACGCCGGCCTGGACCTGCTGGTCACGACGTCCGACCTGGCGGCGGACCTGCCACCCGGCGGCCTGGTCCAGCTCGACCTCTGCGTGGACGAGGTGTCCCGGCTGCCCCGGCACCCCCTGGAACCGGTGCCGCCGCACGCCGACCCGCTGGCCTACATCATCTACACCTCCGGGTCGAGCGGCCGGCCCAAGGGCGTCGCCGTCGCGCACCCCAGCATCTGCAACTTCGTGCACGTGATCACCCAGGTGTACGACGTCCGGCCGCACGACCGCGTCTACCAGGGGATGACGATCTCGTTCGACTTCTCGATCGAGGAGATCTGGCCGACGTTCGCCGCCGGGGCGACGCTCGTCGTCGGGCCGACCGACTCCCGGCGGATCGGCGCCGAGCTGGGCGACTTCCTCGCCGGCACCGGGGTCACCGTGCTGTGCTGCGTGCCGACCCTGCTGGCGACCATCCCGCGCGAGCTGCCCGCGCTGCGCACCCTGCTCGTGGGCGGCGAGGCCTGCCCGGCCGGGCTGGTCGAGCGCTGGGCGCGGCCCGGCCGCCGGATGCTCAACACCTACGGCCCCACCGAGGCCACCGTGACCGCGACCTGGGGTGAGCTCGTCCCGGGGCGCCCGGTGACGATCGGCCGGCCGGTCCCGACCTACTCGGTGGTGATCCTCGACGACGCGCTGCGCGAGGTCCCCCGTGGCGAGGTCGGCGAGATCTGCATCGGCGGGCCGGGCGTCGCGCTCGGCTACGTCAACCTGCCGGAGAAGACCGCGGACCGGTTCGTCCGGCACCCGGCCGCTCCGCCGAACGGGGACGGCCGGCTCTACCGCACCGGTGATCTCGGCCGGATCGACGAGCACGGCGAGATCGTCTACCTGGGCCGCGCCGACGACGAGGTCAAGATCCGTGGCCACCGGGTCGACCTGGGCGAGATCGAGTCCGTCGCCCTGGAGCGCGCCGACGTCGAGAGCGCGGTCGCGGCCCTGTCGAAGTCGGACGACGGTGCCGGCGAGGAGCTCGCCGTCTACGTGGTGCCCGCCGGCACAGCAGGCCCGGTCGACCGGTCCGGCCTGCACGAGCTGCTGCGGACCCGGCTGCCCGAGTACATGGTCCCCGGCTACGTCGAGGTCCTCGACCGGCTGCCGATGATGCCCAGCGGCAAGGTCGACCGCCCGAAGCTGCCCGCCCCGTCCGGCCCCCGGATCGTCGTGGCCGGCGGACCCGTGGTGGGACCGGCCACAGGGCTGGAGACGCGGGTGCGGGACGTGCTCGCCGAGGCGCTGGCCCTCGAACCCGGGCAGGTGTCGGTCGAGGCCGACTTCTTCACCGAGCTGGGCGGTCACTCGCTGCTCGCCGCCCGCGTCGTGACGCTGCTGCGGGAGCGCGGTGTGGGGCGCACCCCGGCGGTGCGGGACCTCTACGAGCACGCCACGGTGCGCGGCCTGGCCGGGGCACTGGACCCGGCGGCCGGCGGGAGCTCCGACGCGGTGCCGCCGCCCCCGCGGCCGGCGCCGCTGCGGCACTCCCGCCGCCGCTACAGCCTGGCCGGGTCGGCGCAGGCGGCGGCGCTGTTCGTGCTGATGCTGACCATGACGTTGCCGGCGGCCGCGGTCTACGCCTGGCACGACGGCCGGGTCGCCCCGGACGTGCTGGCCCAGCTCGCCGTCGGCGCCACCGCGATCTTCCTGCTGCTGCGCTGGGTGCTCGCGCCGCTCGCGGTGCGCGCGCTCGGCGCGGAGGTGCGGCCCGGCCGGTACCGGATGTGGGGCCGGGTGCACCTGCGGTTGTGGGCGGCGGACCTGCTGCTGTCGCTGTCCCCGCTGCCGGTGCTGTCCGGCAGCCCGCTCGCGCCGGGTTACCTGCGGCTGCTCGGCGCGCGGGTCGGCCGCGACGTGCATCTCGGCACGTCGGTGCTGTCCCTGCCGCGGATGCTGCAGGTCGGCGACGGCGCCACGATCGGCTACGGCGCCGCGCTGCGGCCGTGGACGGCCGCCGATGGCTGGGTGACGGTCGCCCCGGTCGCGGTCGGCGCCGGTGCCCACGTCGGGGCCAGCGCCGTCGTCGAGCCGGGCGCGGTGATCGGCGCCGACGCCGTCGTCGGGGAGCAGTCGGCGGTCGCCGCCGAGCAGGTGATCCCCCGCGGCGACCAGTGGGCGGGCTCGCCCTGCGTGCCGGACAGCGCCGACCCGGCGGTGGGCGAGCTGACCGAGCGCGGCCCCGCGCCGTCGTGGACCCGGGCCCAGCTGGCGGCCGCGGCCGGCGGGGTCGCCGCCTGCGAGCTGGTCGCGCTGGCGTCGCTGGTGCCGGCGGTGCTGCTGGTGTGGACGTCGCTGCTGGTCTTCGGGGACGGCCCGGCGCTCGCGGTCGCGGTCGCGGCCGGACCGGTGTTCGTGCTGACGGTCTGCGTGCTCGTCGCGGCCGGCCGGTGGGCGGTGGCTCCCCGGACCGGGCCCGGCGTGTTCCCGGCCCGCTCCGCGCTCGGGCTGCGGAAGTGGTTCGGCGACAAGCTCCTCGAGATGAGCCTGGCCTACACCAACTCGCTGTACTCGACCCTGTACACGGTCGGCTGGCTGCGGCTGCTCGGCGCCCGGGTCGGGCGCGGCGCCGAGGTCTCCACCGCCTCGCACATCGACCCGGAGATGCTCACGATCTCCCCCGGCAGCTTCGTCGCGGACATGGCGAGCGTGGGCAGCGCGACCTTCCACAACGGCTGGATGGTGCGGCGCCCCACCCTGGTCGGGCGGCGGGCGTTCGTCGGGAACGCCGCGGTCGTCCCGGCCGGGTCGACGCTCGGCGCCGAGTCGCTGATCGGCGTGGCGACCGTGCCCCCGGCGTCGGGGGTGCCGGACGACACCACGTGGCTCGGTTCGCCGGCGATGAACCTGCCGGTGCGCCAGGACTCCGGGGAGCAGCCGGAGAGCCTGACGTTCCGGCCGTCCCGGCTCCGGGTCGCGGAGCGCCTGGGCATCGAGTTCCTGCGGGCGACCCTGCCCGCCTCGGTGATCTCGGTGTCGCTCTACCTGTTCCTGCAGGCGCTCTCCGACGTCGCCCGGATCTCCCCGGCGTGGGCCGTGGTCCTCGCCGCGCCGGCGCTGGCGTTCGGCACCGCGCTGCTCCTGGTCGTGCTCGTCGCCGCCGTGAAATGGCTGGTCGTCGGCACCTACCGGCCGCGGGTCGAGCCGCTCTGGAGCCGGTTCGTGCGCCGCTCGGAGTTCGTCACCGGGCTGTACGAGGCCGCCGCGGTGCCGGGGCTGCTGATGATGCTGTCCGGGACGCCGATGCTCCCGCCGATGCTGCGGCTGATGGGCGCCCGGGTCGGGCACCGCACCTGCGTGTCCACCACCTACCTGACCGAGTTCGACCTGGTCGAGATCGGCGACGACGCCGTCGTCGGCCGGGACGTGTCGCTGCAGACCCACCTGTTCGAGGACCGGGTCATGAAGATGGCGACGGTCCGCATCGAGCGTGGCGCGAGCGTCGGCGACCGGGCGATCGTGCTCTACGACGCCGCCGTCGGACCCGGGGCGCGGCTCGAACCGCTGTCGCTGGTGATGAAGGGCGAGCACCTTCCCGCCGGCAGCCGGTGGCGGGGCATCACCGCACAGCCGGTGGTGGACGCGCCGGCCCCGGCCGGATCGGAGGACCTCACCCAGCGGCTCGACGCGATCGACCCGGAACGGACGCAGGTCCTGACCCCGGTCGGCCCGGGCGCGGACCCGGGCCGCACGGTGCGGCTCCGCTCGGTGCAGGCGACCCGCTCGTCGCCCCGGCTCCCGGCGCCGTCCGGGGCGGGCCGGCACCGGATCCCCGGCCCGCGCGGCTTCGGCCGGGCCCGGTTCGGGCGCGGTCTGGTGCGGACGCCCGCAGGTCCGCCCGCCCGGCCGGCCGCGAACCGGGGGGACGAGCGGTGA
- a CDS encoding heparan-alpha-glucosaminide N-acetyltransferase domain-containing protein: MNPPLPAPRRPRLLGVDAARGLGLFGIIAVHALLETTDDGVPTAAYLVFGGRSAALFAVLAGVSLAFLTGRARVRPGPELASAAAMLATRAGMLLLLALALSWTDPSIATLILPYYAVAFVLAIPLVALPNRLLAPLAVLLGLGVPVLSHLVRPFLPAPALGNPGPVDLLTDPLGLLSELTVTGAYPAVVWLAYLAVGIGVGRLRLTSARTAATLLGGGVAAALAATGMSMWLLGPAGGYAAIAAASPPGLLESAPTIADVVAGTPNGVTPATTWWWLATVAPHSGTPFDIVQTTGSALAVLGAMLLLAGVGAPRAARALRVVLWPLAAAGSMTLTFYVASILFMNSPFDTFGPVEGYLWQVGFALAAGVAWRRAVGRGPLETLVSAPAHAVRDRMRSRHHRRRHGPGGPRGPVVPAPRSPGAEPGSVRSRSR, encoded by the coding sequence GTGAACCCACCGCTCCCCGCCCCCCGCCGGCCCCGGCTGCTCGGCGTCGACGCCGCCCGCGGTCTCGGGCTGTTCGGGATCATCGCCGTGCACGCGCTCCTCGAGACCACCGACGACGGCGTGCCCACCGCCGCCTACCTGGTCTTCGGCGGCCGCTCCGCGGCGTTGTTCGCGGTGCTCGCCGGGGTGTCGCTGGCGTTCCTGACCGGCCGTGCCCGGGTGCGGCCCGGCCCCGAGCTGGCCTCGGCTGCGGCGATGCTCGCGACGCGTGCCGGGATGCTGCTGCTCCTGGCCCTGGCGCTGAGCTGGACCGACCCGTCGATCGCCACGCTGATCCTGCCGTACTACGCCGTCGCGTTCGTCCTCGCGATCCCGCTGGTCGCGCTGCCGAACCGGCTGCTCGCGCCGCTGGCCGTGCTGCTCGGCCTCGGCGTCCCGGTGCTGTCGCACCTGGTGCGGCCGTTCCTGCCGGCCCCGGCGCTGGGCAACCCGGGACCGGTGGACCTGCTCACCGACCCGCTCGGGCTGCTGTCCGAGCTGACGGTCACGGGTGCCTACCCGGCGGTGGTGTGGCTGGCCTACCTGGCCGTCGGGATCGGCGTCGGGCGGCTGCGGCTGACCTCGGCACGCACCGCGGCGACCCTGCTCGGCGGCGGCGTCGCGGCCGCGCTGGCCGCGACCGGGATGTCGATGTGGCTGCTCGGACCCGCCGGCGGGTACGCGGCGATCGCGGCGGCGAGCCCGCCCGGCCTGCTGGAATCCGCACCGACGATCGCCGACGTCGTCGCCGGCACCCCGAACGGGGTCACGCCGGCCACCACCTGGTGGTGGCTGGCAACGGTCGCGCCGCACTCCGGGACGCCGTTCGACATCGTGCAGACCACCGGGTCCGCGCTCGCCGTGCTCGGCGCGATGCTGCTGCTCGCCGGGGTCGGTGCGCCGCGCGCCGCGCGGGCGCTGCGCGTCGTGCTGTGGCCGCTGGCCGCGGCGGGGTCGATGACCCTCACCTTCTACGTGGCCTCGATCCTGTTCATGAACTCCCCGTTCGACACGTTCGGGCCGGTGGAGGGCTACCTCTGGCAGGTCGGGTTCGCGCTGGCGGCCGGTGTCGCCTGGCGCCGCGCGGTCGGCCGGGGCCCGCTCGAGACCCTGGTCTCGGCGCCGGCGCACGCGGTCCGGGACCGGATGCGGAGCCGCCACCACCGCCGGCGACACGGGCCGGGTGGCCCCCGCGGACCGGTCGTCCCGGCGCCTCGCAGCCCCGGCGCCGAGCCGGGCTCGGTCCGCAGCCGCTCACGCTGA
- a CDS encoding M1 family aminopeptidase — translation MIGLAWRYRAPAAVVVVLAVLGGCAAGVPQEDRAEPWPQRPVVDASVDMAPDLSSATGRQTVRFTPDAPVCELVFRLWTNRPTVVSGGGSAEVTGAAVDGAPVVPRSRQAGAPDGAPGTLVELPLRACVDAGTPVTAELAFRITLGDDSTERIGRSPAAGTAWLGTPLPVLAWVRGRGWVREPAVRMPGETVAAEDYRLSSLAVTTAGDQQVVGVGTATGTHAPAPGRLTRTFTADAVRDVAFAVGAYRIAESTVGSTRVHVAVPVRGRAGARNPEEELRGSARDWERAVAEYLPRLEALLGPYPYPDLWLTVVPTLSDGVEFPTHLQFGDVRDGSRGPLAAHELAHMWFYALVGNDQARDPWLDESFATWAQAVTAGQGDSYRLDEHSVAEDGAIGDPMAVWDRRGGFGGYVDGVYDQGAAVLLEGRRRDGVERFDAAMRAYVAAHAHRVAAPSDVERAFADLPGTVDLLRAHGAFARD, via the coding sequence ATGATCGGCCTGGCCTGGCGGTACCGGGCGCCCGCTGCCGTGGTGGTCGTCCTGGCGGTCCTGGGGGGCTGCGCGGCCGGTGTCCCGCAGGAGGACCGGGCGGAGCCGTGGCCGCAGCGCCCGGTGGTCGACGCGAGCGTCGACATGGCGCCGGACCTCTCGTCGGCGACCGGCCGGCAGACCGTGCGGTTCACCCCGGACGCCCCCGTCTGCGAGCTCGTCTTCCGGCTCTGGACCAACCGGCCCACCGTCGTCTCCGGCGGCGGGTCCGCGGAGGTCACCGGGGCGGCGGTCGACGGCGCCCCCGTCGTCCCGCGCAGCCGGCAGGCGGGCGCACCCGACGGTGCCCCCGGGACGCTGGTCGAGCTGCCGCTGCGGGCGTGCGTCGACGCCGGCACCCCGGTCACCGCCGAGCTGGCCTTCCGGATCACCCTCGGTGACGACTCCACGGAGCGGATCGGGCGCTCCCCCGCCGCCGGGACCGCGTGGCTCGGCACCCCGCTCCCGGTGCTGGCGTGGGTCCGCGGCCGCGGCTGGGTCCGCGAACCGGCCGTGCGGATGCCCGGCGAGACGGTCGCCGCCGAGGACTACCGCTTGAGCTCGCTCGCCGTGACCACGGCCGGCGACCAGCAGGTCGTCGGGGTCGGCACCGCCACCGGGACGCACGCCCCGGCGCCCGGGCGGCTCACCCGCACCTTCACCGCCGACGCCGTCCGCGACGTGGCGTTCGCCGTCGGCGCCTACCGGATCGCCGAGAGCACCGTCGGCTCGACCCGGGTGCACGTCGCGGTCCCGGTGCGCGGTCGCGCCGGCGCCCGGAACCCCGAGGAGGAGCTGCGCGGGTCGGCACGGGACTGGGAACGTGCGGTCGCCGAGTACCTGCCGAGGCTGGAGGCCCTGCTCGGGCCCTACCCCTATCCCGACCTGTGGCTGACCGTCGTCCCCACGCTGAGCGACGGCGTCGAGTTCCCCACCCACCTGCAGTTCGGAGACGTCCGCGACGGCTCACGCGGGCCGCTCGCGGCGCACGAGCTCGCGCACATGTGGTTCTACGCGCTGGTGGGCAACGACCAGGCCCGCGATCCGTGGCTGGACGAGTCGTTCGCGACGTGGGCGCAGGCGGTCACCGCCGGGCAGGGCGACTCCTACCGCCTCGACGAACACTCCGTGGCCGAGGACGGCGCCATCGGCGACCCGATGGCGGTCTGGGACCGCCGGGGCGGGTTCGGCGGCTACGTCGACGGGGTCTACGACCAGGGGGCCGCCGTCCTGCTGGAGGGACGCCGGCGGGACGGCGTGGAGCGGTTCGACGCCGCGATGCGCGCGTACGTGGCCGCGCACGCGCACCGGGTGGCGGCGCCGTCCGACGTCGAGCGGGCCTTCGCCGACCTGCCCGGAACCGTCGACCTGCTGCGGGCCCACGGCGCGTTCGCCCGGGACTGA
- the cydB gene encoding cytochrome d ubiquinol oxidase subunit II, with amino-acid sequence MDLPTIWFVAVAVLWTGYLVLEGFDFGIGMLLRVLGRSEEDREVTLGAIGPVWDGNEVWLITAVGAMFAAFPAWYAATFSGFYLPVLLVLLALIVRGVGLEYRHKRDDPAWKLRWDVAIGVGSLVPAFVWGTVLAGLVRGLPTRVTAPGHGGGTVVTASLGDLFGGYALLGGLTTTALFLLHGAVFLALKTDGPVRYRARRFAVRAALPVLLVTAAFLTATLALRDPSWTTPVAWASGLALVIAGFALLLGREGWAFTATATAVGGLSVVLFGQLFPELLVSTTDPAHTLTVTNAASAPYTLTVMSWVAGVFLPLVLVYQAWSYWVFRKRLGGERVEPAAAADAPADPAPR; translated from the coding sequence ATGGACCTGCCCACGATCTGGTTCGTCGCGGTCGCCGTCCTCTGGACCGGCTACCTCGTGCTGGAGGGGTTCGACTTCGGCATCGGCATGCTCCTGCGGGTGCTCGGCCGGTCCGAGGAGGACCGCGAGGTCACGCTCGGGGCCATCGGCCCGGTGTGGGACGGCAACGAGGTCTGGCTCATCACCGCCGTCGGTGCCATGTTCGCCGCCTTCCCCGCCTGGTACGCGGCCACCTTCTCCGGCTTCTACCTGCCGGTGCTGCTCGTGCTGCTGGCGCTGATCGTCCGCGGTGTCGGCCTGGAGTACCGGCACAAGCGCGACGACCCGGCGTGGAAGCTCCGGTGGGACGTCGCCATCGGGGTCGGCTCGCTGGTGCCCGCGTTCGTGTGGGGCACGGTGCTGGCCGGCCTCGTCCGCGGCCTGCCGACGCGGGTGACGGCCCCCGGCCACGGCGGCGGCACGGTCGTCACCGCCTCGCTCGGCGACCTGTTCGGCGGCTACGCGCTGCTCGGCGGCCTGACCACCACGGCCCTGTTCCTGCTGCACGGCGCGGTGTTCCTGGCGTTGAAGACCGACGGCCCGGTCCGGTACCGGGCGCGCCGGTTCGCGGTGCGGGCGGCGCTCCCGGTGCTGCTGGTGACGGCCGCGTTCCTGACCGCCACGCTGGCCCTGCGCGATCCGTCCTGGACCACCCCGGTGGCCTGGGCGTCCGGGCTGGCGCTGGTGATCGCCGGGTTCGCCCTGCTCCTCGGCCGCGAGGGCTGGGCGTTCACCGCCACCGCCACGGCGGTCGGCGGGCTGTCGGTCGTCCTGTTCGGGCAGCTCTTCCCCGAGCTGCTCGTCTCGACGACCGACCCGGCGCACACGCTGACGGTGACGAACGCGGCGTCCGCGCCGTACACGCTCACCGTGATGTCCTGGGTCGCGGGGGTGTTCCTCCCGCTGGTCCTGGTGTACCAGGCCTGGAGCTACTGGGTCTTCCGCAAGCGGCTCGGCGGCGAGCGCGTCGAGCCGGCCGCGGCGGCCGACGCCCCGGCGGACCCGGCACCGCGATGA
- a CDS encoding cytochrome ubiquinol oxidase subunit I, with amino-acid sequence MDALDLARWQFGITTIYHFLFVPLTIGLSVIVASLQTAWFRTGRDEYLRATTFFGKLFLINFAMGVVTGIVQEFQFGMNWSAYSTFVGDVFGAPLAMEALVAFFLESTFIGLWIFGWDRLRRGVHLACIWAAALGSNLSAYFILAANAWMRNPVGYEVDPATGRARLTDIGAVLTNPQAWSTYLHVVTAAFVIAGLFVAAVSAWKLMPRTRAPHAGERELFRKSLRAGFLVTAVAGVLLVASGDHQAKLAATYEPMKLASAEALWQTEESAGFSLFAVGDIHGSRNHINIQIPGVLSFLATGDPWGPVQGIENVQAQYEALYGPGDYRPNIAVLYWSFRLMMGLGLAGVAIAVAGLWLTRRGRVPDRPWMYRIVVAALPAALAGNICGWVLTEMGRQPWTVRGELLTAASVSPGVSLGQVAFSLAAFTALYGVLAIVEAGLLFRYVQAGPSAPRPDEPASDDRPDPAFSY; translated from the coding sequence ATGGACGCGCTGGACCTGGCACGCTGGCAGTTCGGGATCACGACGATCTACCACTTCCTGTTCGTGCCGCTGACCATCGGCCTGTCGGTGATCGTGGCGTCGCTGCAGACCGCGTGGTTCCGCACCGGCCGGGACGAGTACCTGCGGGCCACGACGTTCTTCGGCAAGCTCTTCCTGATCAACTTCGCGATGGGCGTCGTCACCGGGATCGTCCAGGAGTTCCAGTTCGGGATGAACTGGAGCGCCTACTCCACCTTCGTCGGTGACGTCTTCGGGGCGCCGCTGGCGATGGAGGCGCTCGTCGCGTTCTTCCTCGAGTCCACCTTCATCGGCCTGTGGATCTTCGGCTGGGACCGGCTGCGCCGCGGCGTCCACCTGGCCTGCATCTGGGCCGCGGCCCTCGGCTCGAACCTGTCGGCGTACTTCATCCTCGCGGCGAACGCCTGGATGCGGAACCCGGTCGGCTACGAGGTCGACCCGGCCACCGGCCGGGCCCGGCTCACCGACATCGGCGCCGTCCTGACCAACCCGCAGGCCTGGTCGACCTACCTGCACGTCGTCACGGCCGCGTTCGTCATCGCCGGCCTGTTCGTGGCCGCGGTGAGCGCCTGGAAGCTGATGCCGCGCACCCGGGCACCGCACGCCGGCGAGCGGGAGCTGTTCCGGAAGAGCCTGCGCGCCGGGTTCCTGGTCACGGCGGTCGCCGGCGTGCTGCTCGTCGCCTCCGGTGACCACCAGGCGAAGCTCGCCGCCACCTACGAGCCGATGAAGCTCGCCTCGGCCGAGGCGCTCTGGCAGACCGAGGAGTCCGCCGGGTTCTCGCTGTTCGCGGTCGGCGACATCCACGGCAGCCGCAACCACATCAACATCCAGATCCCGGGGGTGCTCAGCTTCCTCGCCACCGGCGACCCGTGGGGGCCGGTGCAGGGCATCGAGAACGTCCAGGCCCAGTACGAGGCCCTGTACGGCCCCGGGGACTACCGGCCGAACATCGCCGTCCTGTACTGGTCGTTCCGCCTGATGATGGGGCTCGGGCTGGCCGGGGTGGCGATCGCCGTCGCCGGGCTGTGGCTGACCCGCCGCGGGCGCGTGCCGGACCGCCCGTGGATGTACCGGATCGTCGTCGCGGCCCTGCCCGCCGCCCTGGCCGGCAACATCTGCGGCTGGGTGCTCACCGAGATGGGCCGCCAGCCCTGGACGGTGCGCGGCGAGCTGCTCACCGCGGCCAGCGTCTCGCCCGGCGTGAGCCTCGGCCAGGTGGCGTTCTCGCTCGCCGCGTTCACCGCGCTCTACGGCGTGCTCGCGATCGTCGAGGCCGGGCTGCTGTTCCGGTACGTGCAGGCCGGCCCGAGCGCGCCGCGGCCGGACGAACCCGCGTCCGACGACCGCCCCGACCCGGCCTTCAGCTACTAG